From the Lathyrus oleraceus cultivar Zhongwan6 chromosome 4, CAAS_Psat_ZW6_1.0, whole genome shotgun sequence genome, one window contains:
- the LOC127075657 gene encoding uncharacterized protein LOC127075657: MVENNMKGRIGRFECDREEELSFFRELKKRQNEYFPSLCASEEYECDTNYGGNGKSSLYRIPSGKKESGLELLEIKNKSDFDWLKTPPATPLFPSLEMEPSAKLVVQKELPIAQLISKAQFARSDAEALKPKANQTNSTKSTKLPMRSITPSYNRQRPNIIKNTNDATTKKEHDATNNTKHLNPQRQINNVDFLSLNQKKSIEANESLRKPRTRGVSPSLKPKGSNIVIELSNETPQNLRTDKRSTSNTRGRSTARGSVVGGFQNQDTTKDTRGRSTTRGSLVGGFQNQDPTPKACRPSRSPSPSMSKYGLNQFDRTQKNVKTQKETFTLAAASNESKSHFRGSKMVERVVNARKSGGNHVEREATLKPIKYRV; the protein is encoded by the exons ATGGTGGAGAACAACATGAAAGGGCGAATTGGCAGATTCGAATGTGACAGAGAAGAAGAACTATCGTTTTTCCGGGAACTGAAGAAACGTCAGAATGAATATTTCCCAAGCCTCTGTGCGTCTGAAGAGTATGAATGTGATACTAACTATGGTGGTAATG GAAAGTCTTCACTTTATAGAATTCCttcagggaagaaagaatctggACTTGAGCTTCtagaaattaaaaataaaagcGACTTTGATTG GTTGAAAACACCACCAGCAACTCCTCTGTTTCCATCCCTAGAAATGGAACCTAGTGCCAAACTCGTCGTTCAGAAAGAGTTACCTATTGCTCAGCTTATCTCAAAA GCACAATTTGCAAGGAGTGATGCGGAGGCACTAAAACCAAAAGCAAATCAAACCAACTCAACTAAATCAACAAAGCTTCCCATGAGATCCATAACACCAAGTTATAACAGACAAAGACCGAACATCAttaaaaatacaaatgatgcTACCACCAAAAAAGAACATGATGCTACAAACAACACTAAACATCTTAATCCTCAAAGACAAATCAACAATGTTGATTTCCTGTCTTTGAATCAAAAGAAAAGTATTGAAGCAAATGAGTCACTGAGGAAACCTAGAACAAGAGGTGTATCTCCATCATTGAAACCCAAAGGTTCAAATATTGTGATAGAACTCTCGAACGAGACACCGCAAAATTTGAGAACAGATAAAAGGTCAACTTCAAACACAAGAGGAAGAAGCACTGCAAGAGGATCTGTAGTTGGAGGGTTTCAAAATCAAGATACTACAAAAGATACCAGAGGAAGAAGCACTACTAGAGGATCTTTAGTTGGAGGGTTTCAAAATCAAGATCCTACTCCAAAGGCGTGTAGGCCATCAAGGTCACCATCACCAAGTATGTCTAAGTATGGTTTGAATCAATTTGATAGAACACAAAAGAATGTGAAGACACAAAAAGAAACGTTTACTCTAGCTGCAGCAAGTAATGAAAGTAAATCACATTTTAGAGGAAGTAAAATGGTTGAGAGAGTGGTGAATGCTAGAAAATCTGGCGGCAATCATGTCGAAAGAGAAGCAACACTAAAGCCTATTAAATATAGGGTATGA